In the Pseudonocardia sediminis genome, TCGCGCCGAGCTGGTTGAGCCCCTGCGCGGCACCGATCGTGGTCAGCTTGTCCTGGGCTGCCTTGAGCTTGCCCTCGAACCCGGCGACGTCGGCCGGGTTCGCCGAGTCGACGTCGGCCTTGGCCTGCCCGACGGTCGTGCCGGTGCGGGTCAGCAGGTCGCCGATCGCCTTCGCGAACTGGTCGCCACCGGTGACCGGCGAGGCGCCCACGGCCTTGAGCTGGGTCTGGCCCTGCCCGATCCCGCCGGCGACCCGGCCCAGGTACTCCGAGAGGCGGGTCTTGATGCCGCCCAGGTCGGCACCGTTGTAGTCCGGGCGGGCCGAGAGCGGCTGGTAGTAGGACAGCAGCGCGCCGCAGACCTTGTCGCCCCAGACCACCGGGTCGGCACCGGGGCCCGCGGTGGGCCGCGGTGCCGGGTCCGCGGACGGCGTACCGGCGACCGTCGTCGAGCAGCCGCCGGCGAGCAGTGCGGCGATCAGGGCGGCGGCGGCCACGGCCGGCCGGGCGAAGGGGGCCATCGTCGGCGCTCCTCGGAGTTCTTCTCGGGTGGGCTCGGGGGAGACGCGGCCCACGTGCGCGCGGCGCCCCTGCCCGCTGCGGGGCGGGGAGCGCCCGTTGAGACGGTATGACGACGGCGCGCCTCAGCCGCCGCCGCCCTCCCCGTTCGCGGGTGCGGGGGCCTCGGGGGCCGGGGACGCACTCGCGCTCGCGGCGCGGGAGACCTCTCCGAGACGACGGCAGTTCGCCGAGCTCTGGGACGCCGCCGAGAGCTCCGCGTTCGACGTCAGCCCGGCGAGTGCGGTGTCGCTCTGCAGCCGGGAGACCGGGGCGAGCGCCTCCGGGAGCTTCTGTTGAAGAGCGGCCGGGTCACCGGTGTCGAGGGCGTCGACCTGGCTCTTCGACGTGGCGAACGCCGTACGGATGTCGGTCAGCGAGTCGCGCAGGCGGGTGCTGACGGCCTCCCCGTCGTCGACCGGGGCGGCGCCGAGGCGTTGCAGCGTCTCCAGGGTCCCGTCCAGGGCGGTGGTGGAGCGTCCGAGGTAGTCGCTGATCCCGCGGGTGGTCGCGGCCGGGTCCGCGGCGGCCGCGGGCGGCGTCGTCGCCGTCTGCACGAACGGCAGGACCGCCCCGCACATCTGGTCGGTCCACTGCTCGGCGGTGATGCCCGACCCGCCGCAGCCGGTGACCGTCACGGCCACGGCCGCCACGATGCCGCTCACACGGATGCGACCGCGTGCACCCTGACGTTCGCCCATCTGCTCCTCCAACCGGATGGATCCTCGCCGGTCCGGCGATCGGAGACTAGCCGAACCGGGTGAACGCGACGAAGGCCGCTCACCCCGCGAACAGGGTGAACGGCCTTCGTGGTCCGGCGTGCGGAGCGGTCTAGCCGACCGTGCTCTCCGCGGGGGTGTCGGTGATCGACGACGTGCGCCGCTTCGACACCACGACCGCCGCCGCGATGACCGCGACCGCGACGAGCGCGATCACGATGCGGATCACCGGCGAGGAGCCGGGGACCGACAGCGCGACGATGGCCGGGGCGATCAGGACCGCGACCAGGTTCATCACCTTGATCAGCGGGTTGATGGCCGGGCCGGCGGTGTCCTTGAACGGGTCACCGACGGTGTCACCGATGATCGTCGCCTCGTGGGCGTCCGACCCCTTGCCACCGTGGTTGCCGTCCTCGACCAGCTTCTTGGCGTTGTCCCAGGCACCACCGGAGTTGGCCAGGAAGATCGCCATCAGGACGCCGGTCGCGATCGCACCGGCCAGGTAGCCGGCCAGCGGGCCGACGCCGAGGCCGAAGCCGACCGCGATCGGGGCGAGGATCGCCAGCAGGCCCGGGGTGGCGAGCTCGCGCAGCGAGTCCCGGGTGCAGATGTCGACGACCTTGCTGTACTCGGGCCGCTGGGTGCGGTCCATGATGCCGGGCATCTCGCGGAACTGGCGGCGGACCTCGAACACGACCGCACCCGCGGCACGCGTCACGGCGTTGACCGCGAGGCCGGAGAACATGAACACCACCGACGCACCGATGATGACGCCGACCAGGGTGTTCGGGCTGAACACCTCGTAGGCGAACGAGGTGCCGACCTGGTCGGCGGCCACGCCGGCCGAGTCCAGCGCCTGGCTGATCGCGTCGCGGTAGGAGCCGAACAGCGCCGTCGCGGCGAGCACGGCCGTCGCGATCGCGATGCCCTTGGTGATGGCCTTGGTGGTGTTCCCGACCGCGTCGAGCTCGGTCAGGATGTCCACGCCGTCGCCCTCGACGTCACCGGACATCTCGGCGATGCCCTGCGCGTTGTCCGAGACCGGGCCGAACGTGTCCATCGCGACGATGACGCCGACCGTGGTCAGCAGGCCGGTACCGGCCAGCGCGACCGCGAACAGCGAGACCACGATCGAGCCGGACAGCAGGAACGCACCGTAGACCGCGGCCGAGATGACCAGGGCGGTGTAGACGGCCGACTCGAAGCCGATCGAGATGCCGGACAGGATCACGGTGGCCGGGCCGGTCAGCGACGACTTGCCGACGTCCTTGACCGGGGAGTCCTCGGTGCCGGTGTAGTAGCCGGTGATCTTGAGGATGACCGCGGCCAGCACGATGCCGATGATCACGGCGACCGACGCGATCAGGCGCGGGTCGGCGGTCAGGGCGGCGACCGAGGCGTCGGAGGGGTTCGTCAGCTCGCCGAAGGTGCCCGGCAGGTAGACGAACGCGGCGATGATCGACAGCACGCCGGCGAACGCCGCCGACAGGTAGAAGCTGCGGTTGATCGCCTTGAGGCTGTTCTCGCCCTCGCGCGCCTTGGTCAGGTAGACACCCAGGATCGCGGTGACGACACCGATCGCCGGGACGATCAGCGGGAACAGCAGGCCCTGCAGGCCGAACGCCGCGGTGCCCAGGATCAGGGCCGCGACCAGGGTGACGGCGTAGGACTCGAACAGGTCCGCGGCCATGCCGGCGCAGTCGCCGACGTTGTCGCCCACGTTGTCGGCGATGGTGGCGGCGTTGCGGGGGTCGTCCTCGGGGATGCCCTGCTCGACCTTGCCGACGAGGTCGGCGCCCACGTCGGCGGCCTTGGTGAAGATGCCGCCGCCGACCCGCATGAACATCGCCAGCAGGGCGGCGCCGAAGCCGAAGCCCTCCAGGACGCGGGGCGCCTGGCCGGCGTAGACCAGCACGACGACGGCCGCGCCGAACAGGCCCAGGCCGACGGTGAACATGCCGACCACGCCGCCGGTGCGGAACGCGATCCGGGTCGCGGTGACCCGGCCGTTCGGCTCACGGGCGGCTGCGGCGACGCGGATGTTGGCGCGTGTGGCCAGCCACATGCCCAGGTACCCGATGACGGCCGAGAAGACCGCGCCGATGACGAAGAAGATCGACCGGCCGATGCGTTCACCCATGTCCTCCGCCGGAAGGGCGAACAACAGAACGAACACGATCACCGCGAAGATCGCGAGTGTGCGGAACTGGCGGTTGAGGTACGCCGTGGCGCCTTCCTGGACCGCGCGGCCGATCTCCTGCATCGAGGTCGTGCCCTCGCCGTAGGAGAGCACCTCCTTGATCAGCAGACCGCCGACGGCCAGGGCGACGAGGGCGACCACCGCGACCACACCGACAACGGTGAGATCTCCCGCTCCGAGCTCGAGGCCCTGCGCGAGGGTGGACTGGAACATCCGTCCTCCTGGTTCAGTGGATTCATCCGACCAGGGTCGACCGCGGCGGCCGGTGCACCCGCGGGTGCCCGCCCGACGACGGCATCCCTGGCGTCGACAGAGCGCGCGGCGGAGCCGCGCGTGTATACAGCGCCCACGCCGGAGGGGTCCGGTGCCGGGCGCGTGCAGTGTAGAAGTGTGGCTCACCTCGCACTGCGGCGGGCGTCACAACGTGCGAAAAGGTTCCCGTCGTGATCAACAACACAGATCGGTCCACGGCTGCGGGACGGCGTGCGGTGGTGGCTGATCGGCCGTTGTCGGTGCGGTGTGCCAGCCTGGCTCTCCGTGGACACGTCGGCGATCGGTCAGGGCACGCAGGGCCCCGTCGACGGCGGTTCCGGAGCGGGGGCCGCCCGGTCCGAGCGTGGGCTGGAGCTGCTGCGACGCGTGCTGGCCGGGTCGGGGATCGATCCCTCGCGGGCGTCCGACGGCACGGGAGCCCCCGACCTCGACTCCACCCCCGACGCCGATGACGCCGGGGAGCCGGACAGCCTCCGGCACGTGATCCGGCTCCCGCCGCGGGAGGGCCGGGTCGCCGACTGGCCGGACTGGGTGCCCGACCCGCTGCGGGAGTCGCTGGTGGCGCGGGGTGTCGAGCGGCCGTGGAGCCATCAGGCCCACGGCGCCCAGCTCGTGCGCGACGGGCACGACGTCGTCGTCGCGACCGGGACGGCGTCCGGGAAGTCGCTGGTCTACCAGCTGCCGGTGCTCGCGGGCCTGCACGACGACCCGCGCGCGACCGCGCTGTACCTGGCGCCGACCAAGGCACTGGCCGCCGACCAGCTGCGCGCGCTCGGGGAGATCGCTCCCGAGGGCGTGCGGCCGTCGTCGTTCGACGGGGACACCCCGATGGACGAGCGCGACTGGGTCCGGAAGCACTCGCGCTGGGTGTTCAGCAACCCGGACATGGTCCACCGCTCGCTGCTGCCCTGGCACGGGCGCTGGTCGGCGTTCTTCCGCAGGCTCGAGTTCATCGTGGTCGACGAGTGCCACACCTACCGCGGCGTGTTCGGCTCGCACGTGTCGCTGCTGCTGCGACGGCTGCTGCGGGTGGCCGCGCGCTACGGCGCCCACCCGGTGGTCGTGATGGCGTCGGCGACGGTCGCCCGGCCCGCGGAGTTCGCGTCCCGGCTCACCGGGCGCGACGTCGTCGCCGTGACCGAGGACGGCTCGCCGCACGCCGGACGGACCGTCGCGTTCTGGGAGCCGCCGCTGCTGCACGAGATCACCGGGGACAACGGCGCCCCGGTGCGCCGCGCCGCCGGGAGCGAGGCCGCCCGGATGCTCGCCGACCTGGTCCTGGAGGGGGCGCGGACGCTGGCCTTCGTCCGCTCCCGGCGCGCCGCCGAGCTGACCGCGCTGGGTGCGCAGCGTCAGGTCCGCGAGATCGACCCGGACCTGGCGGAACGGGTGGCGTCCTACCGCGGCGGCTACCTGCCCGAGGAGCGCCGTGCGCTCGAGTCCGCGCTGGCCCGCGGCGAGCTGCTCGGGGTCGCGACGACGAACGCGCTCGAGCTGGGCGTGGACATCTCGGGCCTGGACTCGGTGGTGCTCGCCGGGTTCCCGGGCACCCGGGCGTCGTTCTGGCAGCAGGCCGGGCGTGCCGGGCGCGAGCGCGAGGAGGCGCTGGTCGTGCTCGTGGCCCGCGACGACCCGCTCGACACCTACCTGGTGCACCACCCGTACGCCCTGGTCGGGACGCCGGTGGAGACCTGCGTGCTGGACCCGACGAACCCGTACGTGCTCGCCCCGCAGCTGGCGTGCGCGGCCGCCGAGATGCCGCTGACGACCGTCGACGTGGCCGAGATCTTCGGCGGAGCGCCCGCCGAGGAGGTGCTCGACGCGCTCGTCGAGGAGGGGGTCCTGAGACGGCGCCCGGCGGGCTGGTTCTGGCCGGACACCGGCGTGCGACCGGCCGCGACGGTGGACATCCGCGGGTCCGGACTGGGGCAGGTCGCGATGGTCGAGGCCGCGACCGGGCGGATGCTCGGCACGGTGGACGGCGGCAGCGCGCCGGGCACCGCGCACCCCGGTGCGGTGTACCTGCACCGCGGGGAGAGCTACGTCGTCGACGAGCTGGACCTCGAGGCGGGGATCGCGCTGGTGCACCCCGAGGACCCGGACTGGCGCACCGAGGCGCAGTCGGTCTCCGACGTCGAGGTGCTCGACGTGGCCTCGGAGCGCCGGACCGGGCCGGTGCGGGTGTCGTTCGGCGACGTGTCGGTGAGCAGCCAGGTCGTCGGGTACCGGCGCCGGACCCCGGACGGGACGGTGCTGGACACGACGGCGCTGGACCTTCCCGTGCAGACGCTGCGCACCCGGTCGGTCTGGTACACGATCGACGACGAGGCGCTGGCCGGCATCGGCCTGGACCAGGCCCGGATCCCGGGCGCCCTGCACGCCGCCGAGCACGCCGCGATCGGCCTGCTCCCGCTGTTCGCGATCTGCGACCGCTGGGACATCGGCGGACTGTCCACCGCCCTGCATCCGGACACCGGCCTGCCCACGGTGTTCGTGCACGACGGTCATCCCGGCGGCGCGGGTCTGGCCGAGCGCGGGCACGCTGTGCTGGGCCGGTGGCTCGCCGCGACCCGTGCGGCCGTGCGCGACTGCGAGTGCCGGACCGGGTGCCCGTCGTGCGTGCAGTCGCCGAAGTGCGGCAACGGGAACTCGCCGCTGGACAAGGCCGGCGCGGTGGCGGTGCTGGACCTGGTCCTGGGGGCGCTGGGGGAGGACGACGCCTCGTCCCCGGATGCGGGCTGAGATCCGCGGCGGTGCCGCCGGTCCGCCCGTCGGGGGTTGAGCGGACCGGCGGCGACCATCGTTGCGGCGGAGCCGGACGGGAAGTCGTCCAGCGCTCCGGCCCACCGCGGTCTGGGGAGCGGTGCCGTCGGTGCGTGACCGGGGCGACCTGCCGTCCCGATGACGCGACCCACCCAGTAGGACCGATGTCGACGACGCTGACCAGGTTCGGCCGCGGAATCGTCGCCGATCGGTTCCACACCGACGATGAATCGCAGCGGTACCACGCGGTTCGGTGAACGACATGGTGGTGCAAATTCGTCTGCCGTTCACCCGGGGCGGCGTACCGCTCATCGAGATGTTGATCACTCTGCACCGGCCGGGGATGTACCGGGGTCGGACGAACCGGGACGTACCGGTGGCTCCGGCTGCTCCGCCTGCTCCGGCGGTGGCACCGCCGCCGGGGACGGCACGGGCCCGGCCCGGGCGCGGGCTCCCGCGGGGCCTCGGCCGAGGAACGTCCAGGGGCGGTCGACCTCGACCTCCACCAGGGCGTCCCAGCCGTCGAGTCGGCAGCGCCGGACCGTCGCCCCGGCGTGACCGGCCACGGCACCGGCGGCGCGGCAGGCCGTGTCGACGCCCTCGACGGTGTGCCCGGCCGCGGCCAGCGCGGACAGGTCGGCGGCCGACTCGGCGACGTGCCGGGCCCGCACCCCGGACGCCAGATCCACCCCGACCAGTCCGACCACCAGGATCACGCCGGAGACCAGCGCGGCCCAGACGGTGGCCGAGCCGGTGTCGCCGCGCAGGCGTCCCCCGGCCCGTCCCGCTCCGGCCCGTTCCGCTCCGGAGTGGCTGCTGCAGGTCGGGCGGGTCCCGGTCACGGCGGTGCTCCGGACCCGGTGGACGCGGTGTCCGCCGGAGCGCTGTCGGGCAGGGCTCCCGGGTCCGGGAGGGCACCGGGTTCGACGACCGCCGCCGCGGTGCCGCTGACCTCCATCGGCAGCAGCCCCACCGGCGTGACGGCGACGACGACCGTGACGGTGTCGCCCTCGGTGCGCACGTCGAGCCGCGCGCCGCGCGGGGCGATCCCGGCCGCGGCGGACATGCCCCGCTCGGTGTCGCCGCGCGCGGCCATCCGGGCCAGCTCACGTGCGGCGTCGACGCAGCGCACCGAGGCCATGACGGTCGCGACGGCGCCGATCGCCGCGGCGGCGACGAGCACCAGCGTCCCGATCGCCACCGCGGCCTCGACGGTCACCGACCCGCGGTCGGCGTCGCGGGCCGGGCCGGCCCCCGGGTCAGAACGTCGTGGACAGCGCACGTTGCACGATCCCGGTCAGCGCTCCCACGATGGAGTCGCCACTGACGACGGCGTAGAGGACGGCGGCGAACGCTGCCGCGGCCACGGTCCCGATGGCGTACTCGACGGTGCTCATGCCGTCGTCGTCGTGGGCCAGGGCGGCGAGCCGGGTGCGCAGGACGGCGGTGGTGTCGTTGGTCGTGGTGTCGTTCATCGTGGTTCTCCTTGTGTGGTGGGCACGGGACGTGCCCGGAACGGATCCGGTGGTGGTCACCACCGGGCGAACGCCTCTCCGGCGAGGCCGATCACGATCGGCACGATCCCGAGGACCAGGAACGCCGGCAGGAAACAGAGACCGAGCGGTGCGGTGATCCGGACGGCGGCGCGCTGTGCCTTCGCCTCGGCCAGGTCGGCCAGCTCTGCGCGCAGGCGGGCCGCCTCGGCCTCCGCGGTCCGGCCCAGCGCCGCGCCGGTCGCCGCCGAGCGGCTCGCGGCTCGACCGAACGGGGCCAGCTCCGGCAGCGGTGCGGTCGCGGCCCAGGCCTGCTCGGCGCCCGCACCGAGGGCGAGGAGCCCGGAGGTCCGGCGCAGGGCCGACCCGGCCGGGCCGGGCAGCCGGTGCGCCGCGGCCTCGACCGCGACCGGCACGGCGAGGCCCACCCGCAGGCAGACGGCCAACAGGTCCCAGGCCGCGGCCAGGTCACCGGTGTCGGTGCTCCCGCGGAGGGATGCACCGGCCAACCGGCGGGCCGCGACGACCACCGCGGTCCCGATCCCGAGACCGGTGACCAGACCGCCGGTGCCGCCGACGACCGCCCAGACGGCGGCTGCCGCGGCCAGCGCTCCGACCACGACCCATCGGGTGCGCACCGTGCCGTCGGCCGGCTCGGTCTCGCCGCCGTCGCCGGACAGGTGGGCCAGACGCGACCGGCCCGTGCGGGCTCCGGCGAGCAGTAGAGCCGCGGCCAGAAGAAGGGGGACGAGCGCGCTCATCGGGCCACCGCCGCGTGCAGGATCCGTTCCGACCACAGCACCCCGGCCGCGGTCAGGCCGCATCCGACGACGAGGAGTCCCTGCCCGAGCAGGCCGTCGCGCAGGACACCGAGCGGGTCGGTGCCCATGAGCTGTCCGAGACCGACCCCGAACAGCGGCAGCGTGGTCAGCACGGCCGCGGTGGCACGCGGGCCTGCCAGCTGGGCGCGGACCCGCGACCCGTGGGCCAGGCGCCAGCGGATGTCGTCGAGGGTGCCGGCGAGCAGGTCGGCCAAGGGGGCGCCGTGCCGGTCGGCCAGCTCCCAGGCGGCCGCGACCCGTTCCAGGTCGGGCGCCGCGGCGGTCCCGGTCCCGCGGTCGGTCACCGTCTCGCCCATCGCCGAGCCGTCGCCGTTCGGTCCCCTGTCGGCACGGCCCGGATCGGCCCGTCCCTCGGCGGCCCGTCCCTCGGCAACCCGTCCCTCGGCGACCCGGCCCTCGGCAACACGGCGCAGCGCGGCCGGGACCGGTTCGCCGAGGCGGGCCGCGGCCTCGGCCGGGCCCAGCAGCTCGCGGGCCATCGGGCCGTCGTGCGCCACCCCGGCCAGAGCCGCCGCGGGGTGGGCGCCGGTGCGCAGCTCGTCGGTGATCCGGGACAGCGCGTCGGCGAGCTCGGCGGCCGCGGCGGCACGGACCCGCTCGACGCGGGCCCGGTCGCGCCGCCGTCGCACCACCGCGACGGCCGCCGGGCCGCACAGTGCCCCGGCCGGTCCGAGGAGCAGGAACCCGCCGACGCCGCCGGCGGCCACCAGCGCCGCGCCGACCGGGAGCCGGCGCGTCACGGGCGTCGTGCCGGCCGGCCCCGCCAGCCCCGCCAGGCGACCCGGGCCGGGCGCGCGGGGCAGGACGAGCAGGCTCGCGGCGAGGGCTGCGAGGGCGAGGGCCGTGCCGGTCGCGTTCACCACGGCGGGGTCACCCCGCGCTCGGTCAGCATCTCGCGCAGCGCGTCCTGTCCGGGCCCGGCTCCGCGGTCACGGGTCCAGGCGGGGGAGACGGAGACGCCGCCGTCGTCGTCACGGCGCAGCACCCCGACGGCGTCGAGCACGCGTCCGCCGTCGCGGTGACGGCGCATCTGCAGCACCACCTGCACCGCGGCGGCGAGCTGGCTGTGCAGCGTCGACGGCGACATTCCGCCCAGCCCGGCGAGGGCCTGCATCCGGGCCGGGATCTCCCGGACGGAGTTGGCGTGCACGGTGCACGCGCCGCCGTCGTGACCCGTGTTCAGTGCGGCCAGAAGATCACACACCTCGCCGCCTCTGACCTCACCGACCACGAGCCGGTCCGGGCGCATCCGCAGGGCCTGGCGCACCAGCTCGCGCAGCGGCACCCCGCCCGCGCCCTCGATGTTCTCCGGCCGGGCCACCAGCCGGACGACGTGCGGGTGCCGTGGCCGGAGCTCCTCGGCGTCCTCGACGGTGACCAGGCGTTCGCCCGGATCGACGGCGCTGAGCAGGGCGTTCAACAGTGTCGTCTTCCCCGAGCCGGTTCCCCCGGCCACCAGCACCGCCAGCCGTGCCGCGACGACGGCCCGCAGCACGGTCTCGCCCGCGCCGTCCAGGGCGCCCAGGCGGCGCAGCTCGCCCAGGTCGTGCGCGGCCGGGCGGAGCACCCGCAGCGAGATCGAGGTGCCGTCCGCGGCGACCGGCGGCAGCACCGCGTGCAGCCGGACGCCGGCGTCGGCCAGCCAGCCGTCGACGTACGGGCTGGCGTCGTCGAGCCGGCGCCCGGCGGCCAGCGCCAGCCGCTGGGCGAGCCGGCGCACCGCGGGCTCGTCGGCGAACGTGACGGGTGTCCGCTGCAGGCCGGAGCCGCGGTCGACCCAGACCGCGTCCGGGGCGGTGACCAGGACGTCGGTGGTCCGTGCGTCGCGCAACAGGGGGTCCAGCGGGCCGGCGCCGACGAACTCCTGGCGCAGCGTGCGCAGGGCGGCGAGCACGTCGAGGTCGGAGGCCACACCGCCGGCCTCGGCCCGGACCGCGGCTGCGACGGCGGCCGGGCCGGTCTCCCCGCCGGCGTCGGCCAGGCGCGCCCGTACCCGCTCCACCAGCGGCGTCACGACGCGATCCGGAGCCGGGAACCGGAGACCTCGCCGAGCCGGTCGAGCACCGCGTGCCCGGCGTCGGACAGCGCGCCGCGACCCGCGCCGGGGAGCTTCCCGTGCTCGGTCTCGCCCTCGATACCGGGTTCGGCGCGCATGAACGTCAGCACCGGCAGGCCGACCGACCGGGAGACCTCGCGCGCGGTGATCCCGCCCGGGGACGGCCCGCGGACCACGATCTCGACCGTCCGGGTGTGCTCGGCCAGGACCGCGGCGACCCGGCCGGCGGCGGCGCAGGAGCGCAGGTCCGCCGGCACGACCAGCACGGTCAGGTCGGTGGCGCCGAGCGCGGCCAGCGCCGCCTCGGTCGGGTAGCGGGGTAGGTCGCACACCACGGTCTCGCCGCCACGCCGTCCGGCGTCGAGCACGGCCGAGACCGACGAGCGCTCCGGGCCGTGGGCCGAGCGCGCGCAGGACAGCACGGCCAGCTCGCCGTGCCCGGCCGAGGCCAGGTCGGCGCGGGGCAGCGCGGAGTGCAGGGCGGCGGACTGCACCCGCCCACCGGCGACGGTGAGCTCGGGCCAGCGCAGGCCGCCCGCCTGCTCGGCGCCGATGAGCAGGTCCAGCCCTCCGCCGAGCGGGTCGCAGTCCACGAGCAGGGCGTCGGCTCCGGTCCGCGCCGCGGCGACGGCGGTCGCGGTGGCCAGCAGCGAGGCCCCGGCCCCGCCCCGGCCGCCGACGACCGAGACGACCGCACCGGAGCGCCCGCCCGGAGCCGGGCGCTGCACGGCGTCGGCGAGCAGGCCGACGAGCCAGTCCTCGCCCTCCGGCAGGGCCGCGACGTTCGCGGCGCCGACCGAGACGGCCAGCCGCCACACCTCCGGTGACGGTTCACCGCGCACCACCACGACGACCCCGTCGCGGCGCGGCAGTTCGGCGTCCGCGCAGAGCCCCGCCGCCGCCGGGTCGAGCAGCACGGCCGGTGCCGCGGTCCACCAGCGGCGGGCGTCGGAGCCGTCCACCGCCCGCGTCACCTCGACGCCGGCGGCCGCGGCCAGACGCAGCATCGCGTCGAGCAGCTCCGGGTCCTCGGCCATGATCAGGCAGCGCCGGTCCATCTGAGTCCTCCGCCCCGCCCGCCGGATGCGGGCCTGGGACGAGAGTGCGGCCGCCGGAGACCGTTTCCACGACGAGTTGTTCGCCTGTGGACGGAGCGACCGGGTTGTGGACAACTGCGGCGGCGGGAGGAGACACACCGGACATGGGACGGCCCCCGCCAGGGGGGATTGGCGGGGGCCGTCAGTTGGTTCAGCCCCGGGGGGTCGAGCTGAACCCGCTCGGACGAGTCCGAGCTGTCATCAACTGTAGCCGTAATCATGGTGTGACGCCCATACCCGAATTGCGGCTGCGCCGACCGGTATCCGGAATCGTTCTCGTCCGGCACACCACTCCGGGGCACGGACCGGTGGTCGCGATCGAGCGACCGATCACACCATCGTGGTACTTCTCGCCGGGGCGGCCGGGGGCGTACCGCGCCGGGCGGTCTGGCAGTCTCGACCGGCGTGCACGTCCCCGACATCGCTCCCATCGAACGGCCCCGCGCCGCGGCGTTCTTCGATCTGGACAA is a window encoding:
- the ssd gene encoding septum site-determining protein Ssd, translated to MDRRCLIMAEDPELLDAMLRLAAAAGVEVTRAVDGSDARRWWTAAPAVLLDPAAAGLCADAELPRRDGVVVVVRGEPSPEVWRLAVSVGAANVAALPEGEDWLVGLLADAVQRPAPGGRSGAVVSVVGGRGGAGASLLATATAVAAARTGADALLVDCDPLGGGLDLLIGAEQAGGLRWPELTVAGGRVQSAALHSALPRADLASAGHGELAVLSCARSAHGPERSSVSAVLDAGRRGGETVVCDLPRYPTEAALAALGATDLTVLVVPADLRSCAAAGRVAAVLAEHTRTVEIVVRGPSPGGITAREVSRSVGLPVLTFMRAEPGIEGETEHGKLPGAGRGALSDAGHAVLDRLGEVSGSRLRIAS